A genomic region of Aeropyrum pernix K1 contains the following coding sequences:
- a CDS encoding branched-chain amino acid ABC transporter permease, giving the protein MPSVDITFLVEFIVAYVAVYYVLTSSLNLKAGVTGIPDFGQAMFFAVGGIVVGNLAARIAAALAGMDPSLVIAENTTTLEVLNSEFFPNRPLESIAILVVAIASALALGGLLGLLASYPALRLRGDYLAIMLLVTAEALRIYTTYSVWLMGSTPTVGLTLPSLLAWTGDPGLASILLTLAIAVAVYIYMERLYNSPAGRLMRAVRDDEDASKALGKDVAKVRRNAMVVGSALAALAGVLYSINPLLAGSSVAAVSIFDRMLWTFWPWALMILGGMSSNRGVAIASVVTGAAILGPIRLYKAELARLLRVDALGFDTDKFAAGLEFILIGPLILAILFLRPQGIIPEPPSRTLPEKDIEEIKARTAGQTGSETPQGEEEPPASDTEAR; this is encoded by the coding sequence GTGCCCTCGGTTGATATCACGTTCCTTGTGGAGTTCATAGTCGCCTACGTGGCTGTATACTACGTGCTCACGTCTTCCCTCAACCTCAAGGCCGGGGTCACAGGCATACCCGACTTTGGCCAGGCGATGTTCTTTGCTGTTGGAGGTATAGTTGTGGGCAACCTTGCGGCCAGGATAGCCGCTGCCCTGGCCGGCATGGACCCCTCCCTAGTTATAGCGGAGAACACCACCACGCTTGAGGTGCTTAACAGCGAGTTCTTCCCAAACAGGCCTCTAGAGTCGATAGCAATACTTGTTGTCGCAATAGCCTCGGCCCTAGCCCTCGGAGGCCTTCTCGGGCTCCTAGCCTCCTACCCTGCCCTGAGGCTTAGGGGCGACTACCTGGCCATAATGCTCCTGGTGACGGCGGAGGCCCTCAGGATATACACAACCTATAGCGTGTGGCTAATGGGCTCCACACCCACTGTGGGTCTCACACTACCCAGCCTGCTAGCTTGGACCGGCGACCCGGGGCTCGCCTCCATATTGCTAACACTGGCTATAGCAGTGGCTGTCTACATTTACATGGAGAGGCTCTACAACTCTCCCGCAGGGAGGCTGATGAGGGCTGTGAGGGATGACGAGGACGCCTCGAAAGCCCTGGGCAAGGATGTGGCGAAGGTTAGGAGGAATGCGATGGTCGTTGGAAGCGCCCTAGCCGCTCTGGCAGGCGTACTCTACTCGATAAACCCGCTCCTAGCCGGGAGCTCAGTGGCGGCAGTCTCGATATTCGACAGGATGCTCTGGACTTTCTGGCCATGGGCCCTCATGATACTGGGCGGTATGTCCAGCAACAGGGGAGTGGCAATAGCCTCAGTGGTTACCGGCGCCGCCATACTAGGGCCTATAAGGCTGTACAAGGCAGAGCTTGCCAGGCTCCTCAGAGTCGACGCCCTAGGCTTCGACACCGACAAGTTCGCCGCCGGCCTAGAGTTCATACTCATAGGACCCCTCATACTAGCCATACTATTCCTCAGGCCCCAGGGGATAATACCGGAGCCGCCCTCCAGGACCCTCCCGGAGAAAGATATAGAGGAGATAAAGGCCAGGACAGCTGGCCAGACCGGCTCCGAGACCCCCCAGGGCGAGGAGGAGCCGCCGGCCAGCGATACCGAGGCCCGGTAA
- a CDS encoding thiolase domain-containing protein — protein sequence MGRAVAIVGTGHSKFGVRNDVNIAELAWEAMREAASEAGIELRDVDQVVVGNAGGWSSEYLSSIVLLEYAGISGKPVYRVEAACATGSAAIKAAHDAIAAGEADLVLVVGVEKMNESPTPIVVEMIGRAGNYFWEFENFGLTFPGYYALYATAYMSEFGATEEDLCRVAVKNHHHASMNPKAHFPRAITLEQCLQSRYVAWPLKLYDSSPITDGAAAVVMASEDLARKLTDSPVWIHSIGMASDTSNLSKRPDFLVHRASRLAAERAFKKLGIEIEGSYKHFDFANVHDAFTIAEILAYEAMGFAKLGEGYKLVREEQTYVGGLIPVNLDGGLKAKGHPIGATGVSMAVEHVRQLQGRVEKGRQAEIKRGRSLAHNVGGTGHYAFVTVYGLDKPRSR from the coding sequence TTGGGAAGAGCCGTTGCTATTGTAGGCACTGGCCACTCGAAATTCGGTGTCAGGAACGACGTTAACATTGCGGAGCTCGCATGGGAGGCCATGAGGGAGGCAGCCTCCGAGGCGGGCATAGAGCTTAGGGATGTAGACCAGGTTGTCGTCGGCAACGCTGGCGGGTGGAGCAGCGAGTACCTCTCAAGCATAGTCCTCCTCGAGTATGCCGGGATAAGCGGGAAGCCTGTTTACAGGGTCGAGGCTGCCTGCGCCACCGGGAGCGCTGCGATAAAGGCTGCTCACGACGCTATCGCGGCGGGGGAGGCTGACCTGGTCCTGGTTGTTGGTGTTGAGAAGATGAACGAGAGCCCGACGCCAATAGTGGTTGAGATGATAGGGAGGGCCGGGAACTATTTCTGGGAGTTCGAGAACTTCGGCCTAACTTTCCCAGGCTACTACGCCCTCTATGCCACAGCATATATGAGCGAGTTCGGCGCTACTGAAGAGGACCTCTGCAGGGTGGCGGTTAAGAACCACCACCACGCCAGCATGAACCCCAAGGCCCACTTCCCCCGGGCTATAACCCTGGAGCAGTGCCTCCAGTCCAGGTATGTAGCATGGCCGCTGAAGCTATACGACAGCAGCCCCATAACAGACGGGGCCGCCGCTGTTGTCATGGCTAGCGAGGACCTCGCCAGGAAGCTTACAGACAGCCCGGTGTGGATACACTCGATAGGAATGGCCAGCGACACTAGCAACCTGAGCAAGAGGCCCGACTTCCTCGTACACAGGGCTAGCAGGCTGGCTGCGGAGAGGGCTTTCAAGAAGCTGGGGATAGAGATTGAGGGGTCCTACAAGCACTTCGACTTCGCCAACGTGCACGACGCATTCACTATAGCCGAGATACTGGCCTACGAGGCCATGGGCTTCGCAAAGCTGGGAGAGGGCTACAAGCTGGTTAGGGAGGAGCAGACGTACGTAGGAGGGCTAATACCGGTGAACCTGGACGGCGGGCTGAAGGCCAAGGGCCACCCGATAGGGGCTACCGGTGTCAGCATGGCAGTCGAGCACGTGAGGCAGCTCCAGGGAAGGGTTGAGAAGGGCAGGCAGGCCGAGATAAAACGCGGCAGGAGCCTGGCACACAACGTCGGCGGCACCGGCCACTACGCCTTCGTAACAGTATACGGCCTAGACAAGCCCAGGAGTCGCTAG
- a CDS encoding Zn-ribbon domain-containing OB-fold protein — MDEFMSQVEAFAEEMKRSMGLPILLDQKTGVAMWFDQRELRIRFAISIEKIRRFFEGLTEGKILATKCVKTGKIYFPPQVDCPDAPDSEVEWVEIPREGVLLTYTVINTKPYTFSHYPDYVVGIGKVAEGLNILAWVRGDPRKLRRGMKVRLEVVKREPEGYLTYEWVPVEEG, encoded by the coding sequence ATGGACGAGTTCATGTCTCAGGTTGAGGCGTTTGCCGAGGAGATGAAGAGGAGCATGGGCCTGCCCATACTCCTAGACCAGAAGACGGGCGTGGCCATGTGGTTCGACCAGAGGGAGCTGAGGATAAGGTTCGCCATAAGCATTGAGAAGATTAGAAGGTTCTTCGAGGGGCTGACAGAGGGCAAGATACTGGCCACAAAGTGCGTCAAGACAGGGAAGATATACTTCCCTCCCCAGGTGGACTGCCCCGACGCTCCGGACAGCGAGGTCGAGTGGGTCGAGATACCCCGGGAGGGCGTGCTGCTGACCTACACGGTGATAAACACGAAGCCCTACACCTTCAGCCACTACCCCGACTACGTGGTGGGTATAGGGAAGGTAGCGGAGGGGCTAAACATACTAGCCTGGGTTAGAGGCGACCCCAGGAAGCTCAGGAGGGGTATGAAGGTTCGGCTTGAAGTGGTGAAGAGGGAGCCGGAGGGCTATCTAACATACGAGTGGGTTCCCGTGGAGGAGGGCTGA